A single genomic interval of Halobacillus halophilus DSM 2266 harbors:
- a CDS encoding (S)-benzoin forming benzil reductase, with product MQYAIVTGTSRGLGESIAKQFIEKNVHLISVSRNENKSLQKLADERKVSYTHISCDLSDPGQLEEGLEKIVNEAFHEDTHYVYLVNNAGVIEPINPVGELEPASVQKHFQVNVTAPVLLINRCLAEANKKEIGTSIINITSGAAERPVHGWSTYSSAKAAINRFTSTLALEQEGNKHVILAFSPGVMDTDMQGEIRASSKEEFKDVDKFKQMKEEGQLRSPHEVASILMDLINEPKEIENGKVYKVYDLVNE from the coding sequence ATGCAGTATGCTATTGTTACCGGAACATCACGTGGACTTGGTGAGTCCATTGCGAAACAGTTTATAGAAAAAAATGTTCACTTAATCTCTGTATCAAGAAACGAAAATAAGTCTTTACAGAAGCTGGCTGATGAAAGAAAGGTGAGCTATACTCACATTTCCTGTGACTTGAGTGACCCTGGCCAATTGGAGGAAGGTCTAGAGAAAATTGTTAATGAAGCTTTTCACGAAGATACCCACTATGTATATCTGGTAAATAATGCAGGAGTGATTGAGCCAATTAACCCGGTGGGAGAATTAGAGCCTGCTTCTGTTCAAAAGCATTTTCAGGTAAATGTGACAGCTCCTGTACTTTTGATTAATCGTTGTCTGGCAGAAGCGAATAAAAAAGAAATCGGGACCTCGATTATTAATATCACTTCCGGTGCAGCTGAACGTCCGGTTCACGGGTGGAGTACATATAGCAGTGCAAAAGCGGCTATTAATCGATTTACTTCCACCCTTGCGTTGGAGCAGGAAGGGAACAAGCATGTTATATTGGCTTTCAGCCCAGGAGTCATGGACACGGATATGCAAGGAGAAATACGTGCCTCTTCTAAAGAGGAGTTCAAAGACGTAGATAAATTTAAACAGATGAAGGAAGAAGGTCAGCTGAGATCCCCTCATGAAGTAGCATCCATTCTTATGGATCTGATCAATGAACCTAAAGAGATCGAGAATGGAAAAGTGTACAAAGTATACGATTTGGTTAATGAATAA
- the pyrH gene encoding UMP kinase produces MRYKRVLLKISGGALSGESQENFDHTSLEHIANEILNLTEAGVEVALVVGGGNIFRGKTAEVWGIDRVEADNIGTIGTVINSLMLRGVLKNKTEKEVRVMTSIPITSVAEPYIRLKAMYHLDKGYIIILAGGNGQPFVTTDYPAVQRAIELECDSILVAKQGVNGVYTADPVTNQDAKLYGNLNYNDVLLQDIQVMDQSALLLARDHQIPVHIFNFNQSGVMMDLCKGKNFGTLISNHPSTFQEEL; encoded by the coding sequence ATGAGGTATAAACGAGTACTGTTGAAAATCAGCGGAGGAGCACTCAGTGGGGAGAGCCAGGAAAATTTTGATCATACCAGCCTGGAACATATAGCGAATGAAATTCTCAATCTGACGGAAGCCGGTGTGGAGGTTGCCCTGGTAGTAGGCGGAGGTAACATCTTCAGGGGAAAAACGGCTGAAGTGTGGGGAATCGATCGAGTCGAGGCTGATAATATAGGAACTATAGGCACTGTGATTAACAGTTTGATGCTTCGCGGGGTTTTAAAAAATAAAACTGAGAAAGAAGTTCGAGTGATGACCTCGATCCCGATTACTTCCGTAGCTGAACCCTATATACGCTTAAAAGCCATGTACCATCTTGATAAAGGGTATATCATTATACTGGCGGGTGGAAACGGTCAGCCTTTTGTGACGACCGATTATCCTGCCGTCCAGCGTGCCATTGAACTGGAGTGCGATTCCATTCTTGTAGCCAAGCAGGGAGTTAATGGCGTATATACAGCGGATCCTGTAACGAATCAGGATGCTAAATTATATGGAAATCTAAATTATAATGATGTTTTGCTGCAGGATATTCAGGTAATGGATCAATCGGCCTTATTGTTAGCGCGGGACCATCAAATACCTGTACACATCTTTAATTTTAATCAGTCGGGAGTCATGATGGACTTGTGCAAAGGAAAAAACTTCGGTACCCTTATTTCCAATCATCCTTCCACATTTCAAGAAGAACTGTAG
- a CDS encoding SpoVR family protein → MKPEDQKQLHNAIKEITEIAKGFGLDFYPMRYEVCPDDIIYTFGAYGMPTRFSHWSFGKQYYKMKIQYDLGLSKIYELVINSNPCYAFLLNSNSLIQNKLIVAHVLAHCDFFKNNARFQNTKRDMVESMAATAERIASYDKLYGKAEVESFLDAVLAIQEHIDPSIVRPKLAWTMDEDEESVEKSISTPYDDIWKIDESSSEDQSMFRKKKKFPPRPEKDLLLFIEQYSRELEDWQRDILTMMREEMLYFWPQLETKIMNEGWASYWHARILREMDLTSDEVIDFAKLNASVVQPSKTQLNPYYLGLKIFEDIEYRYDNPTEEMKKHGIQENSGREKMFEVREIESDQSFIRNYLTKELVRQEDLYLFQKQGQKYKITDKDHEAVRDQLVTMRVNGGFPYITVQDGDYIKSGELYLKHHYEEVELDVSYLEKTIPYVYQLWGRPVHLETRIEHRDVVFSYSGKKIQKKYL, encoded by the coding sequence TTGAAACCAGAGGACCAGAAACAACTGCACAATGCGATCAAGGAAATTACGGAGATTGCCAAGGGATTCGGTCTTGACTTTTATCCGATGCGTTATGAGGTTTGTCCTGATGATATCATTTATACTTTTGGAGCGTATGGAATGCCTACGCGTTTTTCTCACTGGAGCTTTGGAAAACAGTATTACAAAATGAAAATACAGTATGATCTCGGTTTAAGTAAAATTTATGAATTGGTTATAAATTCAAATCCTTGTTACGCCTTTTTACTGAACTCCAATAGTTTGATTCAAAATAAACTGATTGTAGCTCACGTACTTGCCCATTGTGACTTTTTCAAAAATAATGCGCGCTTCCAGAATACAAAGCGGGATATGGTAGAAAGCATGGCGGCGACGGCTGAACGAATTGCTTCTTATGATAAATTATACGGCAAAGCAGAGGTGGAATCTTTCTTAGACGCTGTACTTGCGATACAGGAGCATATCGATCCATCGATTGTACGGCCCAAATTGGCCTGGACGATGGATGAAGATGAAGAAAGTGTGGAGAAATCCATATCCACTCCATACGATGATATTTGGAAGATTGATGAGTCCTCTTCGGAAGATCAATCCATGTTCCGTAAGAAAAAGAAATTCCCGCCAAGACCTGAAAAGGACTTGCTCTTGTTTATTGAACAATACAGCCGCGAACTTGAGGACTGGCAGCGCGACATCTTAACGATGATGAGAGAAGAGATGCTTTACTTCTGGCCGCAGCTGGAAACAAAAATCATGAACGAAGGCTGGGCTTCTTATTGGCATGCCAGAATTTTGAGAGAGATGGATTTGACCAGTGATGAAGTGATCGACTTTGCCAAGCTAAATGCGAGTGTTGTGCAGCCTTCAAAAACTCAGCTCAATCCTTATTACTTAGGATTGAAAATATTTGAAGATATTGAGTACAGGTACGATAACCCGACGGAAGAAATGAAAAAGCATGGAATCCAGGAGAATTCCGGCAGAGAAAAGATGTTTGAAGTTCGTGAAATCGAATCGGACCAAAGCTTCATTCGGAACTATTTGACCAAGGAACTTGTTCGCCAGGAAGATTTATACTTATTTCAAAAGCAAGGCCAGAAATATAAAATTACGGATAAGGACCATGAGGCGGTAAGGGATCAGCTGGTCACAATGAGAGTCAATGGAGGTTTCCCTTACATTACGGTTCAGGACGGAGATTATATAAAGAGTGGAGAGCTATATTTAAAGCATCATTATGAAGAGGTTGAACTGGATGTCAGTTATTTAGAGAAAACGATCCCTTACGTGTATCAATTGTGGGGGCGCCCGGTCCATTTAGAAACAAGAATAGAACATAGAGATGTAGTGTTCAGCTACAGCGGTAAAAAAATACAGAAGAAATACTTATAA
- a CDS encoding S66 family peptidase, translated as MFPDKLKQGDEIRVVSPAESLSIIAEDQRKLAIQRLEQLDVRVSYSTYAEINDDSGLSESIEKRVADLHEAFNDERVTMILTTIGGFDSNQLLRYLDYELIRQNPKIFCGFSDITILSNAIYQKTGLVTYNGPHFSTFGMKKGIEYTWDHFRQMFTQTTPYFIEQADHWSDDRWFLDQENRQFYTNEGYAVINEGSAAGRTLGGNLCTLNLLHGTEFMPALDNTILFLEDDEMTIPQTFDRDLQSLIHQPGFDQVKGLVIGRFQKKSNVSLDHIHAIIKSKQELSNIPVIAQASFGHTTPQFTFPIGGKAAIQASGQKASIQMIEY; from the coding sequence ATGTTTCCAGACAAATTAAAACAAGGGGATGAAATACGGGTTGTATCCCCTGCCGAGAGCTTATCTATTATTGCCGAAGATCAGCGCAAACTTGCGATTCAGCGCTTGGAACAGCTTGATGTCCGTGTTAGTTATAGTACATATGCAGAGATCAACGATGATTCTGGGCTTTCTGAATCCATTGAAAAAAGAGTCGCTGATCTTCACGAAGCTTTCAACGACGAGCGCGTTACCATGATCCTTACTACGATTGGAGGTTTTGACAGCAATCAGCTGCTGCGTTATCTGGATTATGAATTGATCCGCCAAAACCCAAAAATCTTCTGCGGCTTTTCAGATATTACGATTCTTTCAAATGCCATTTACCAAAAAACTGGACTCGTTACCTATAACGGTCCCCACTTTTCTACATTCGGCATGAAAAAAGGAATTGAATACACGTGGGATCACTTTCGCCAGATGTTTACTCAAACAACTCCTTACTTTATAGAGCAAGCGGACCATTGGAGTGACGACCGCTGGTTCCTCGATCAAGAGAATCGTCAATTTTATACAAATGAAGGCTATGCTGTGATCAATGAAGGATCGGCCGCAGGAAGAACGCTTGGAGGGAATTTATGTACATTAAATCTTCTTCATGGGACCGAATTCATGCCTGCACTTGATAACACGATTCTTTTTCTTGAGGATGATGAAATGACCATTCCACAAACCTTTGACCGTGATCTGCAGTCCCTCATTCATCAGCCTGGGTTTGATCAAGTGAAAGGACTTGTCATCGGCCGGTTCCAAAAAAAATCGAACGTTAGCCTGGATCACATCCACGCGATCATTAAATCGAAGCAGGAACTCTCAAACATCCCGGTCATTGCTCAGGCGAGCTTCGGTCATACTACGCCGCAGTTCACTTTTCCTATCGGTGGTAAGGCTGCCATTCAGGCTTCCGGTCAAAAAGCTTCCATTCAGATGATAGAGTATTAA
- a CDS encoding YczE/YyaS/YitT family protein — translation MKYLYLFIIYAGGLVISSLGLALIIKSGLGVGPADSIAVGLSMRFPITVGSVMIAAFVILLLLNAWLEKKRPQYESLIPIIIRGRTVDLFLYGMLENANYEVWWTQWGTFSLGLLATAMGVAVYLRTPFPRIPLDHFMMIMNEKTKQSKGFIRIIAESAMAFVGYLLGAPVGIGTLIVALLLGPFIQWSYFWARPIARLWSDSARSSSASD, via the coding sequence ATGAAGTATCTCTACTTATTTATCATTTATGCAGGCGGGCTCGTAATCTCCAGTCTGGGGCTTGCCCTGATTATTAAATCTGGTTTGGGAGTAGGACCTGCCGATAGTATAGCTGTAGGTCTATCTATGCGCTTTCCGATTACGGTAGGATCCGTTATGATTGCAGCTTTTGTGATTTTACTGCTGCTCAATGCGTGGCTTGAAAAAAAACGCCCGCAGTATGAATCTCTCATCCCCATTATTATAAGGGGACGGACCGTAGATCTGTTTTTATACGGGATGCTTGAAAACGCAAATTATGAAGTATGGTGGACTCAGTGGGGAACCTTTTCCCTGGGATTGCTTGCTACAGCAATGGGCGTTGCTGTTTATTTACGCACACCCTTCCCGCGGATCCCGCTCGACCACTTTATGATGATTATGAATGAAAAAACCAAACAGTCCAAAGGCTTTATTCGGATTATAGCAGAATCAGCGATGGCTTTTGTCGGTTATCTTTTAGGCGCACCAGTGGGCATAGGAACACTGATCGTCGCATTATTGTTAGGACCCTTTATCCAATGGTCTTACTTCTGGGCGCGGCCAATTGCCAGGCTATGGTCAGATTCCGCCCGTTCTTCAAGTGCGTCGGACTGA
- the dat gene encoding D-amino-acid transaminase, which produces MTIYDRILTEDDFIHQDELRYPFEERGLQFGDGIYEVIRVYNGKFYLLKEHVERLYRSAAAVKINVPYTQEEMYDHLKRLLELNKVESDAKVYLQITRGSAPRNHAFPKDTAANLYAYVKDLPRPTDLIAGGVHTITHEDVRWDWCYIKSLNLLPNVMAKQAAEELNCYEAVLHKDGEVTECSSSNVYMVKNGKVYTHPAKKNILHGCVRMRVEAFCDSQNIDFVEESFKVEDLQYADELFLSSSTSEIMPILKVDHLQIGDGNPGAVTRLLQQRYEEEAGISPEASIFSNQKAQ; this is translated from the coding sequence ATGACGATTTATGATCGCATATTAACAGAAGACGACTTTATTCATCAGGACGAACTCCGCTATCCGTTTGAGGAACGGGGATTGCAGTTCGGCGACGGCATTTACGAAGTTATCCGCGTCTATAACGGCAAATTTTATCTATTAAAAGAGCATGTAGAGCGTTTATATAGATCAGCAGCCGCTGTAAAAATCAATGTGCCTTATACACAGGAAGAAATGTATGATCATTTAAAACGTTTATTGGAACTCAACAAGGTAGAAAGCGACGCGAAAGTGTACTTACAAATCACCCGTGGTTCTGCGCCGAGGAATCATGCGTTTCCTAAGGACACAGCAGCTAATCTGTACGCTTATGTGAAAGACTTGCCGCGTCCAACGGATTTAATAGCTGGCGGTGTCCATACCATTACCCATGAAGATGTGCGCTGGGACTGGTGCTACATTAAAAGCCTGAACCTGCTTCCAAATGTTATGGCCAAACAAGCAGCTGAAGAACTTAATTGTTACGAAGCGGTGCTTCATAAAGACGGAGAAGTTACCGAATGTAGCTCTTCCAATGTATATATGGTGAAGAATGGGAAGGTTTATACGCACCCAGCTAAGAAAAACATTTTGCACGGGTGTGTAAGAATGCGTGTAGAAGCTTTCTGCGACTCCCAGAATATTGATTTTGTAGAAGAATCGTTTAAAGTTGAAGATCTTCAATACGCAGATGAATTGTTTTTATCCAGCAGTACATCTGAGATTATGCCGATCTTAAAAGTGGATCATCTGCAGATTGGAGATGGAAATCCAGGGGCTGTAACGCGTCTTCTTCAGCAGCGGTACGAAGAGGAAGCCGGTATATCTCCGGAGGCCTCAATTTTCAGCAATCAAAAAGCTCAATAA
- a CDS encoding GNAT family N-acetyltransferase codes for MVHNEPAIQLYKKAGFIKEGVKCDSLYVNHQWVDEYAMAKIL; via the coding sequence ATGGTACATAATGAGCCGGCTATCCAGCTGTATAAGAAAGCTGGTTTTATAAAAGAAGGGGTCAAATGTGATTCGTTATATGTTAACCATCAATGGGTAGATGAGTATGCTATGGCTAAAATCCTCTAG
- a CDS encoding GNAT family N-acetyltransferase: protein MRIITLTPIMAEAYVKLGEQLEAETDFLLYGAGERQMGVEQAEYMLESVQEQENAVILAAENAGELIGHIMCIGGRAERNRHTVQIVTGVLKTYQGQGVASQLFSKVEESSSPYGVDCNGT from the coding sequence ATGAGAATCATTACACTTACGCCAATAATGGCTGAAGCTTACGTAAAGTTAGGAGAACAACTGGAAGCGGAAACTGATTTTCTTTTATATGGGGCTGGGGAACGCCAAATGGGTGTGGAGCAGGCAGAATATATGCTCGAAAGCGTCCAGGAGCAGGAGAATGCAGTTATACTGGCTGCTGAGAACGCTGGGGAACTGATTGGGCATATCATGTGTATTGGCGGTCGTGCAGAGCGAAACCGGCACACCGTTCAGATTGTTACGGGCGTCTTGAAGACGTATCAGGGACAGGGGGTCGCTTCTCAATTATTCAGTAAAGTGGAAGAATCAAGTTCACCGTATGGAGTTGACTGTAATGGTACATAA
- a CDS encoding YhcN/YlaJ family sporulation lipoprotein: protein MKIRAFAIGLLAASSLVACQAEQETGTGQDNYEGVQNTRFQRMADNMYEEGNRTNRYDNDRGMVHNTNYHVAKDAAVNVEKNVKGVDEAYVLKTRDNAYVAAVMDNNSGEENMTDKVEEDITKAVKNTDQDINNVYVSTNPDFIDLTNNYVNDVENGEPVRGFFQEFGQMVDRVFPEAN from the coding sequence ATGAAAATAAGAGCATTTGCTATTGGTCTTTTAGCTGCATCCTCTCTGGTTGCGTGTCAAGCAGAACAGGAAACAGGTACAGGCCAGGATAACTATGAAGGCGTGCAAAATACGCGTTTTCAGCGGATGGCTGACAATATGTATGAAGAAGGTAACCGGACAAACCGTTATGATAACGACCGGGGTATGGTTCATAATACGAATTATCACGTCGCTAAAGATGCGGCAGTTAATGTTGAAAAAAATGTTAAAGGCGTCGACGAGGCTTACGTTTTAAAAACGCGTGATAATGCGTATGTGGCAGCAGTCATGGACAATAACAGCGGTGAAGAGAATATGACGGACAAGGTGGAAGAGGATATTACCAAGGCTGTAAAAAATACAGATCAGGATATAAACAATGTATATGTTTCCACCAATCCCGACTTCATTGATTTAACAAATAATTATGTGAATGATGTGGAAAATGGAGAGCCTGTACGTGGCTTTTTCCAGGAGTTCGGTCAAATGGTTGATCGAGTTTTTCCAGAAGCAAACTAG